One stretch of Cohnella algarum DNA includes these proteins:
- the serC gene encoding 3-phosphoserine/phosphohydroxythreonine transaminase — MAKRAFNFNAGPAALPLEVLQQAQQQFVDFGETGMSLMEMSHRGAVYEGVHKETEQLLRELLGIPDGYKVLFVQGGASTQFAMVPMNLLQPGKTASYIDTGSWAAKAIKEAKLFGQTAIAGSSESDKYNRIPKASELLIAPDSAYVHLTSNETIEGTQWPEYPDTESVPLVADMSSDILCRPLQISQFGLIYAGAQKNLGPSGVTIVIVREDLIGAPSMPVPTMLRYDTHAKNDSLYNTPPTFAIYMTNLVLKWVKAQGGAEAVEKANRTKANLLYETIDQSGGFYRGFAAPDSRSIMNVTFRLGSEELEKRFVKESEAEGFVGLKGHRSVGGLRASIYNAVPLASVQALVQFMDEFKRRHG; from the coding sequence ATGGCTAAACGAGCCTTTAATTTTAACGCCGGTCCGGCCGCCCTTCCGTTGGAAGTGCTGCAGCAGGCGCAGCAGCAATTTGTCGACTTCGGCGAAACCGGCATGTCGCTCATGGAGATGTCGCATCGAGGGGCCGTGTACGAGGGCGTTCACAAGGAAACGGAACAATTGCTGCGCGAGCTGCTCGGCATTCCGGACGGCTACAAGGTGCTGTTCGTCCAAGGCGGGGCCAGCACCCAGTTTGCGATGGTGCCGATGAACCTGCTCCAGCCGGGCAAGACGGCTTCCTATATCGACACCGGAAGCTGGGCCGCCAAGGCGATCAAGGAAGCGAAGCTGTTCGGCCAGACGGCAATCGCGGGCTCGTCGGAAAGCGACAAATACAACCGGATTCCGAAAGCGAGCGAACTGCTAATCGCGCCGGATTCGGCTTACGTTCATCTGACTTCGAACGAAACGATCGAAGGCACGCAATGGCCGGAATACCCGGATACCGAATCGGTGCCGCTCGTCGCGGACATGTCGAGCGACATTTTGTGCCGGCCGCTGCAAATTTCGCAATTCGGCCTCATTTATGCCGGCGCGCAAAAAAATCTCGGCCCGTCCGGCGTGACGATCGTCATCGTCCGCGAGGATTTGATCGGCGCTCCGTCGATGCCGGTGCCGACGATGCTGCGGTACGATACCCACGCGAAGAACGATTCGCTGTACAATACCCCGCCGACGTTCGCCATTTACATGACAAATCTCGTGCTCAAATGGGTCAAGGCCCAGGGCGGAGCGGAAGCTGTCGAAAAAGCGAATCGGACGAAAGCGAACCTGCTGTATGAAACGATCGACCAAAGCGGCGGCTTTTATCGCGGCTTCGCCGCCCCGGACAGCCGTTCGATCATGAACGTTACGTTCCGGCTCGGCAGCGAGGAGCTCGAGAAGCGGTTCGTCAAGGAATCGGAAGCGGAAGGCTTCGTCGGCTTGAAGGGTCACCGCAGCGTAGGAGGCCTTCGGGCTTCGATCTACAACGCGGTGCCGCTGGCCAGCGTGCAGGCGCTCGTCCAGTTCATGGACGAATTCAAACGGCGTCACGGATAA
- a CDS encoding S1C family serine protease, which yields MDDQNKRNDDLFGFRYGRDDASEKMNETQGETKAAESASSDEETIFRPHRPGSYGTSSATTKYNGYSGYGASDGSPNHRDANESSSPSSNVYNTYGPFAGSSQSGGGDGGDKPELVPVTRDYRPFTVSGGRNWEAPPQKRRRSPFLAIFASFMVGVLVVGGLMFSADRYNWFGGDQALTAATGTTSSPSPSAQSGSTVSNVADTTRPDNISAIFEQASPAVVKIETYASSRSGSNNFWMDDPFFRQFFGDEQDSQGGQGSDSLQQTGTGSGFFFDSTGYILTNEHVIEGATEIKVTVQGFEEPFTAELLGSSYDLDLAVLKIEGSNFPTLKLGDSNALNMGDWVVAIGNPYGFDHTVTVGVLSSNEREISIQDTNGTRNYEHLLQTDASINPGNSGGPLINMNGEVIGINTAVSSEAQGIGFAIPTSTISEVLENLKTNTEIPKEPIPYIGANLQALTESTARQLGLSSTDGSLVYNVLYNTPAYNGDLRQYDVIVGIDGTKYNTPDELTDAIRAKNVGDKVTLNVIRGGKEIDLTVTIGDKNEYDASQQTEE from the coding sequence ATGGACGACCAAAACAAAAGAAACGACGATCTGTTCGGATTCCGATACGGCCGCGACGACGCGTCCGAAAAGATGAACGAAACGCAAGGGGAAACGAAGGCGGCGGAATCCGCTTCTTCCGACGAGGAGACGATTTTCCGGCCTCATAGGCCCGGGAGCTACGGAACGTCCTCCGCAACTACCAAATATAACGGCTACAGCGGATACGGAGCGAGCGACGGAAGCCCGAATCACCGCGATGCGAACGAATCGTCTTCGCCAAGCTCGAACGTATATAATACGTACGGTCCTTTCGCCGGGTCGTCGCAGTCGGGCGGAGGAGACGGAGGCGATAAGCCCGAGCTTGTGCCCGTGACCCGGGATTACCGTCCGTTTACCGTCTCGGGAGGCCGCAATTGGGAAGCGCCCCCGCAAAAGCGCCGCCGCTCCCCGTTCCTGGCGATTTTCGCTTCCTTCATGGTCGGCGTGCTTGTCGTCGGCGGCCTGATGTTTTCGGCAGACCGTTACAACTGGTTCGGCGGCGATCAGGCGTTGACCGCCGCAACCGGCACGACTTCCAGTCCGTCCCCGTCGGCGCAGAGCGGAAGCACGGTCAGCAACGTTGCCGATACGACCCGGCCGGACAACATTTCGGCGATTTTCGAGCAAGCGAGCCCGGCCGTCGTCAAAATCGAAACGTACGCATCGTCCCGGTCCGGTTCCAATAACTTCTGGATGGACGATCCGTTCTTCCGGCAGTTTTTCGGGGATGAGCAGGACAGCCAAGGCGGCCAGGGAAGCGATTCGCTGCAGCAAACGGGAACGGGTTCCGGCTTCTTCTTCGATTCGACCGGTTATATTTTGACGAACGAGCACGTGATCGAAGGCGCGACCGAAATCAAGGTCACCGTGCAAGGGTTCGAAGAGCCGTTCACGGCGGAATTGCTCGGCTCCAGCTACGATCTCGACCTGGCCGTCCTGAAAATCGAAGGCAGCAACTTCCCGACGCTGAAGCTCGGCGATTCCAACGCGCTCAACATGGGCGATTGGGTCGTCGCCATCGGCAACCCGTATGGCTTCGACCATACCGTCACTGTCGGAGTTCTCAGCTCCAACGAGCGCGAAATCAGCATCCAGGACACTAACGGCACCCGCAATTACGAGCATCTGCTGCAAACGGACGCTTCGATCAACCCCGGCAACTCCGGCGGCCCGCTCATTAACATGAACGGCGAAGTAATCGGCATCAATACGGCCGTCAGCTCGGAAGCGCAAGGCATCGGCTTCGCCATTCCGACGAGCACGATCAGCGAAGTGCTGGAAAACCTGAAGACGAACACGGAAATTCCGAAGGAACCGATTCCGTATATCGGCGCGAACTTGCAGGCGCTGACCGAATCGACGGCCCGCCAGTTGGGCCTGAGCAGCACGGACGGATCGCTCGTCTACAACGTGCTGTACAACACGCCCGCCTACAACGGGGACCTTCGCCAATACGACGTCATTGTCGGCATCGACGGAACGAAATACAATACGCCGGATGAACTGACCGACGCGATCCGCGCCAAAAACGTCGGCGACAAGGTGACGCTGAATGTCATCCGGGGCGGCAAGGAAATCGATTTGACGGTCACGATCGGCGACAAAAACGAGTACGACGCATCGCAGCAAACCGAAGAGTAA
- a CDS encoding AbrB/MazE/SpoVT family DNA-binding domain-containing protein has translation MKPAGVVRKVDQLGRIVLPKSLRKRYQMNEGDPVEILVQGDHIILERYRPRCVFCGSMESVGEFKERYVCAECIDEMQRV, from the coding sequence TTGAAACCTGCTGGAGTCGTTCGGAAGGTAGATCAACTGGGCCGCATCGTGCTGCCGAAATCTTTGCGCAAAAGGTACCAAATGAACGAGGGGGATCCCGTCGAAATTTTGGTGCAGGGCGATCATATTATTTTGGAGCGGTATCGTCCGCGGTGCGTATTTTGCGGTTCGATGGAATCCGTAGGGGAATTCAAGGAACGCTACGTTTGCGCCGAATGCATCGACGAAATGCAAAGAGTTTAA
- a CDS encoding sensor histidine kinase has translation MSIRLRLTLWFSGLLALTMIAFGFLVYYVVSLNTMQELKGRLQDEAKALEPYISPNRNGIGFDLGISVPRDFDYNMIGIQVVSYLQDREGTVSRKSFAYGTDLAYPAKKDAKSRYTKVHMDGSPFYVFETPITLTGSTEIVGLLQVAGYIGKEESMLLLLRTILVLTGVAALLVAFMLGMFLSRKALQPIEQVTAAAERIQSGSDLSTRIPGDSQDEIGRLRSTLNHMLERLETAYKGLEESNIAQRRFVSDASHELRTPLTTIRGNVDFLAKVWEGAHGEKSQALTTEEREQLSKEAIHDIADEARRMSRLVNDLLALARADAGSDVPMERLSLRPLAEEAARRAAFLPRNAEWIVGPLEALDGVWVKGNRDYLLQLLFIFIENGFKYTPSGEVRLEAVRSEDRVGLVVADTGIGMSKEEVPHIFDRFYRADESRGKTSGTGLGLSIAKWIADMHNASLEVRTKLGEGSRFFVWFPVDFSEPAEYDIIEPTERPRLPEREES, from the coding sequence ATGTCTATCCGACTTCGCCTGACATTATGGTTTTCCGGGCTGCTGGCCTTGACGATGATCGCGTTCGGGTTTCTGGTGTATTACGTGGTGAGTTTAAATACGATGCAGGAATTGAAGGGCCGGCTTCAGGATGAAGCCAAGGCGCTCGAACCCTATATATCCCCCAACCGCAATGGGATCGGATTCGATTTGGGAATCTCCGTTCCGAGAGATTTCGATTATAATATGATCGGCATTCAGGTGGTCAGTTATCTTCAAGATCGGGAAGGAACGGTAAGCCGGAAAAGCTTCGCCTACGGGACGGACCTGGCTTATCCGGCCAAGAAGGACGCGAAGAGCAGGTATACGAAAGTGCATATGGACGGATCGCCGTTTTACGTCTTTGAAACGCCCATAACATTAACGGGCAGCACCGAAATCGTCGGCCTGCTGCAAGTCGCCGGATATATCGGTAAAGAAGAAAGCATGCTCCTGCTGCTGCGCACGATTTTGGTGCTGACCGGGGTCGCGGCGCTGCTGGTGGCGTTCATGCTCGGCATGTTCCTTTCCCGCAAGGCGCTGCAGCCGATCGAGCAGGTGACGGCGGCCGCCGAGCGAATTCAGAGCGGATCCGACCTCAGCACCCGGATTCCGGGGGACAGCCAGGACGAGATCGGGCGGCTGCGCAGCACGCTGAACCATATGCTCGAGCGCCTGGAGACGGCCTACAAAGGGCTGGAGGAGTCGAACATCGCCCAACGGCGGTTCGTGTCGGACGCGTCTCACGAGCTGCGCACTCCGCTTACGACGATCCGCGGCAACGTCGATTTCCTCGCCAAAGTGTGGGAAGGCGCGCACGGAGAGAAATCGCAGGCGCTGACGACGGAGGAGCGGGAACAGCTATCGAAAGAGGCGATTCACGATATCGCGGACGAGGCGCGGCGGATGAGCCGGCTCGTCAACGATTTGCTGGCGCTGGCGAGAGCCGACGCGGGCTCCGACGTTCCGATGGAAAGATTGTCGCTGCGGCCTCTTGCCGAGGAAGCGGCTCGGCGCGCGGCGTTTTTGCCGCGGAATGCCGAATGGATCGTCGGTCCGCTCGAGGCGCTTGACGGCGTCTGGGTGAAGGGCAACCGGGACTATTTGCTGCAGCTGCTGTTTATTTTTATCGAAAACGGATTCAAGTACACGCCTTCGGGCGAAGTCCGGCTGGAGGCGGTCCGTTCGGAAGACCGGGTCGGGCTGGTCGTGGCGGATACGGGAATCGGCATGAGCAAGGAGGAAGTGCCGCACATTTTCGACCGGTTTTACCGGGCCGACGAGTCGCGGGGCAAGACGTCCGGCACGGGACTCGGCCTCTCCATTGCGAAATGGATAGCGGACATGCACAACGCGTCGCTTGAGGTGCGGACGAAGCTGGGCGAAGGCAGCCGCTTTTTCGTCTGGTTTCCCGTCGACTTTTCCGAGCCGGCGGAATACGATATAATAGAGCCTACGGAACGCCCTCGACTCCCGGAAAGGGAGGAAAGCTAG
- a CDS encoding 4-hydroxy-3-methylbut-2-enyl diphosphate reductase, whose amino-acid sequence MEVVKISPRGYCYGVVDAMVLALQTAKNRDLPRPIYILGMIVHNTHVTEAFENEGIITLDGANRLDILDKIDSGTVIFTAHGVSPEVRRKAKEKGLTTVDATCPDVTKTHDLIREKVAEGYDVIYIGKKGHPEPEGAIGIAPDRVHLIEREEDIRNLVLASERIIVTNQTTMSQWDIKHLISKLLEVYPGAEVHNEICLATQVRQEAVAAQAKEADLCIVVGDPRSNNSNRLAQVSEEIAGVPAYRVADVTEIKREWLEGVNRVSVTSGASTPTPLTKEVIAYLEQYDHDNPDTWEIRRTVNMKKLLPTIREKSV is encoded by the coding sequence ATGGAAGTCGTTAAAATTTCCCCTCGAGGATATTGCTACGGCGTAGTGGATGCCATGGTGCTCGCGCTGCAAACGGCGAAGAACCGGGACCTGCCGCGCCCCATTTATATTTTGGGCATGATCGTTCACAATACGCATGTGACGGAAGCGTTCGAGAACGAAGGCATCATAACGCTGGACGGCGCCAACCGGCTCGACATTTTGGATAAAATCGACAGCGGCACGGTCATTTTCACCGCGCACGGCGTTTCGCCCGAGGTCCGCCGCAAAGCGAAAGAGAAGGGACTGACGACCGTTGACGCGACTTGTCCGGACGTCACGAAGACGCACGATCTGATCCGGGAAAAAGTCGCCGAAGGCTACGACGTCATCTACATCGGGAAGAAAGGCCATCCCGAGCCCGAAGGCGCGATCGGCATTGCGCCGGACCGGGTTCACCTGATCGAGCGCGAGGAAGACATCCGGAACCTGGTTTTGGCCTCGGAGCGGATTATCGTGACGAACCAGACGACGATGTCGCAATGGGACATCAAGCATCTGATTTCGAAGCTGCTGGAGGTCTATCCGGGCGCTGAAGTCCATAACGAGATTTGCCTCGCGACCCAGGTTCGGCAGGAGGCCGTCGCGGCGCAGGCGAAGGAAGCGGACCTGTGCATCGTAGTCGGCGACCCGCGCAGCAACAACTCCAACCGGCTCGCCCAGGTATCCGAAGAAATCGCCGGCGTCCCTGCTTACCGGGTGGCGGACGTCACCGAAATCAAGCGGGAATGGCTCGAAGGAGTCAACCGGGTTTCGGTCACTTCCGGCGCTTCGACGCCGACGCCCCTTACGAAGGAAGTGATCGCTTATTTGGAGCAGTACGATCACGACAACCCGGATACGTGGGAAATCCGGCGAACGGTCAACATGAAGAAGCTGTTGCCGACGATTCGCGAGAAATCGGTGTAA
- the trmL gene encoding tRNA (uridine(34)/cytosine(34)/5-carboxymethylaminomethyluridine(34)-2'-O)-methyltransferase TrmL, whose translation MPLNIVLVEPEIPANTGNIARTCAATGTHLHLVRPLGFSTDDRELKRAGLDYWYAVNITYYDSFREVQAAHPEGRFFYTSTRAQKRYSDFQFRNGDFFVFGKETKGLPQALLDASPDTCMRLPMTDKVRSLNLANSAAIIVYEALRQNGFFALE comes from the coding sequence ATGCCCTTGAATATCGTGCTCGTCGAGCCGGAAATTCCGGCCAATACGGGCAATATCGCCAGAACGTGCGCCGCCACCGGCACCCATTTGCATCTCGTGCGGCCGCTCGGTTTTTCGACCGACGATCGGGAGCTGAAGCGGGCGGGGCTGGATTACTGGTATGCGGTGAACATAACGTATTACGATTCCTTTCGGGAGGTGCAGGCCGCCCATCCGGAAGGACGGTTTTTTTATACGAGCACGCGCGCCCAAAAGCGCTATAGCGACTTTCAATTTCGAAACGGCGATTTTTTCGTATTCGGCAAGGAAACGAAGGGCCTTCCGCAGGCGCTGCTCGACGCATCGCCCGACACGTGCATGCGTCTGCCGATGACGGATAAGGTGCGCTCGCTCAATTTGGCCAATTCGGCGGCCATTATCGTTTACGAGGCGCTCCGGCAAAACGGGTTTTTCGCGTTGGAATGA
- a CDS encoding LLM class flavin-dependent oxidoreductase, translating to MKKLKLGVLDQSPLGPGEDASRALRNTLALARVADRLGFARYWVSEHHNAAGLAGSSPEVLISAIGANTSRIRIGSGGVLLPHYSPYKVAENFRVLEGLFPGRVDLGIGRAPGGMPLTSQALRGEQAKANEARFEEMLKELAAYLEIGEPLPPEHPLSGLKATPGVRTAPEIWLLGSSGYSAALASHFGAGFAFAHFINGAGGQGAVRDYRSHFRPGPLGKRSRATACVFVFCADSDAIAEREAAAMDLRLLRHERGEYGLPYPTPEEALVYPYSEWERERVRDNRNRMIVGGPETVKRRLEQFADGYGTNEVMVASMMSDFRLRVRGYELLSELFIR from the coding sequence TTGAAAAAGCTGAAGCTGGGGGTGCTGGACCAATCGCCGCTCGGTCCGGGCGAGGACGCGTCGAGGGCGCTGCGAAATACGTTGGCGCTGGCGCGGGTGGCCGACCGGTTAGGGTTTGCCCGCTATTGGGTGTCGGAGCACCATAACGCCGCCGGGCTTGCGGGCTCTTCGCCCGAAGTGCTCATTTCGGCGATCGGGGCGAACACGTCCCGGATTCGGATCGGTTCCGGAGGCGTGCTGCTGCCCCATTACAGTCCGTACAAGGTCGCGGAAAATTTTCGCGTGCTGGAGGGGCTTTTCCCCGGAAGGGTCGATTTGGGCATCGGCCGGGCGCCGGGCGGGATGCCGTTGACGTCGCAGGCGTTAAGAGGCGAGCAGGCGAAGGCGAACGAGGCGCGGTTCGAGGAGATGCTGAAGGAATTGGCCGCCTATCTGGAAATCGGGGAACCGCTGCCGCCGGAGCACCCGTTAAGCGGGCTTAAAGCGACTCCGGGCGTTCGAACGGCGCCGGAAATCTGGCTGCTGGGCTCCAGCGGCTACAGCGCGGCGCTTGCCTCCCATTTCGGGGCCGGGTTTGCGTTCGCCCATTTTATCAACGGCGCCGGGGGGCAGGGGGCCGTCCGGGATTACCGGAGCCATTTCCGTCCGGGTCCGCTCGGGAAGCGTTCTCGCGCAACGGCATGCGTATTCGTTTTTTGCGCCGACTCGGACGCGATCGCCGAGCGGGAGGCGGCGGCGATGGACTTGCGCCTGCTGCGCCACGAGCGAGGCGAGTACGGCTTGCCGTATCCGACGCCGGAGGAAGCGCTCGTTTACCCTTATTCGGAATGGGAACGGGAGCGCGTGCGCGACAACCGCAACCGGATGATCGTCGGGGGACCCGAGACCGTAAAACGCCGGCTCGAACAATTCGCGGACGGCTACGGAACGAACGAGGTCATGGTGGCGAGCATGATGTCCGACTTCCGGCTGCGCGTCAGAGGTTACGAATTGCTGTCCGAGTTGTTCATTCGTTAA
- a CDS encoding YugN family protein, translating to MYAISSSLTGREREFASARRALGEKGFSLGGNWDYRRGSFDCALDEAKKVYLRLPFVVTRGSLDSETDDIKADIRFEEPYVLKHVYNEGLDPEAQPRTLGATFDQFSDPLDSDADIEPRWIETARGRLSEAEQLLRE from the coding sequence ATGTATGCCATCTCTTCGTCCTTGACCGGCCGGGAGCGGGAATTCGCTTCGGCCAGACGGGCGCTCGGCGAAAAGGGCTTTTCGCTTGGCGGGAACTGGGATTACCGGCGCGGATCGTTCGATTGCGCGCTGGACGAAGCGAAAAAGGTTTATCTCCGTTTGCCTTTCGTCGTCACGAGAGGCAGCCTGGACAGCGAAACGGACGACATCAAGGCGGATATCCGCTTCGAGGAGCCTTACGTGCTGAAGCATGTCTATAATGAAGGGTTGGATCCGGAAGCCCAGCCGAGAACGCTCGGGGCGACGTTCGACCAATTTTCCGACCCGCTGGACAGCGATGCGGATATCGAACCGCGCTGGATCGAAACGGCGCGAGGGCGGTTGAGCGAAGCCGAACAACTGCTTCGGGAATGA
- the glnA gene encoding type I glutamate--ammonia ligase translates to MSVQNVLELIKEKNIEFVDFRFVDLSGRAHHITLPASEVDADTFVNGVAFDGSSIPGFRGIEESDMVMMPDAESVYVDPFTAHATLIVMSNIYTPDGDRYERDPRSIAHKAEEFLQKSGVGTAAFFAPESEFFVFDDVRYETTMNSSTYVVDSEEAAWNTNRKEEGGNLGFKVGVKGGYVPVAPVDSQQDIRSEMVRLMQEAGLRVERHHHEVATAGQAEINFRFDTLTKTADNLMKYKYIVHNVARQYGKVATFMPKPLFGDNGSGMHVHQSIFNEGEPLFYEKGAYANLSQLALNYIGGILYHAPALIALTNPSTNSFKRLVPGYEAPVNLVYSKGNRSAAVRIPVAAVTPKGCRIEFRTPDSTANPYLAFAAMLMAGLDGIKRKIDPTALGYGPYDKNIYELSDEEKKEIRSVPGSLDEALDALEADYEFLTEGGVFTKEFIDNYVEFKRAEAKAVSIRVHPYEYGLYFDC, encoded by the coding sequence ATGTCCGTTCAAAATGTTTTGGAACTCATCAAAGAAAAGAATATCGAGTTTGTGGATTTCCGCTTCGTAGATCTTTCCGGCCGCGCGCACCACATTACGCTGCCTGCATCCGAAGTAGACGCCGACACCTTCGTTAATGGGGTCGCTTTCGACGGTTCCTCGATTCCCGGCTTCCGCGGCATCGAAGAATCCGATATGGTTATGATGCCCGATGCCGAGTCCGTATACGTGGACCCGTTCACCGCGCACGCTACGCTGATCGTCATGAGCAATATTTATACGCCGGACGGCGACCGCTATGAGCGCGATCCGCGTTCCATCGCCCACAAGGCTGAAGAATTCCTGCAAAAATCCGGCGTAGGCACCGCAGCGTTCTTTGCTCCGGAATCCGAGTTTTTCGTATTCGACGACGTTCGCTACGAAACGACGATGAACTCCTCGACGTATGTCGTCGATTCCGAAGAGGCGGCTTGGAACACGAACCGCAAAGAAGAAGGCGGCAACCTCGGCTTCAAAGTCGGCGTCAAGGGCGGCTACGTGCCGGTAGCTCCGGTCGACTCGCAGCAAGACATCCGCAGCGAAATGGTGCGCCTGATGCAAGAAGCCGGCCTTCGCGTAGAACGCCACCACCACGAAGTGGCGACGGCGGGTCAAGCCGAAATCAACTTCCGCTTCGACACGCTGACGAAAACGGCCGACAACCTGATGAAATACAAATACATCGTTCACAACGTCGCTCGCCAATACGGCAAAGTGGCAACGTTCATGCCGAAGCCGCTCTTCGGAGACAACGGCAGCGGGATGCACGTTCACCAATCGATCTTCAACGAAGGCGAGCCGCTTTTCTATGAGAAGGGCGCTTACGCGAACCTGAGCCAACTGGCTCTGAACTACATCGGCGGTATCCTGTACCACGCTCCGGCCCTGATCGCGCTGACGAACCCGTCCACGAACTCGTTCAAACGTCTCGTTCCGGGTTACGAAGCTCCGGTAAACCTCGTTTACTCGAAGGGCAACCGTTCCGCCGCCGTACGTATTCCGGTCGCTGCCGTTACGCCGAAGGGCTGCCGCATCGAGTTCCGTACGCCGGACTCCACGGCGAACCCGTACCTGGCGTTCGCGGCTATGCTGATGGCCGGCCTGGACGGCATCAAGCGCAAAATCGACCCGACCGCTCTCGGCTACGGTCCGTACGACAAAAACATCTACGAACTTTCCGATGAAGAGAAGAAAGAAATCCGCAGCGTTCCGGGCTCGCTGGACGAAGCGCTCGACGCTCTGGAAGCCGACTACGAGTTCCTGACCGAAGGCGGCGTCTTCACGAAAGAATTCATCGACAATTATGTAGAATTCAAACGCGCCGAAGCGAAAGCCGTTTCCATCCGCGTGCATCCGTACGAATACGGCCTCTACTTCGATTGCTAA
- the aroF gene encoding 3-deoxy-7-phosphoheptulonate synthase, producing MIVITSPTISEERIAEIVGTIEKSGVQAHVSRGTDRTVIGIIGKADPHLAEHLRSMKGVENVIKISKSYKLASRDFHPDDTIIEIKGVKIGGDNLVVMGGPCAVETPEQIDEIARLVKASGGQVLRGGAFKPRTGPYSFQGIGVEGLKWMKEAGEKHGLLTITEVMTPETVEVCAEYADILQVGTRNMQNFDLLRKLGTIRTPVLLKRGFSATYDEWLNAAEYILAGGNPDVMLCERGIRTFESYTRNTFDLAAIPVIQQLSHLPVIADPSHATGRRELVEPMTKASVAAGANGLIIEMHTDPDNSATGDGVQSLFPDQFANLLKELEQLAPLVGKRFETPKAPAEAFATWAK from the coding sequence ATGATCGTTATTACTTCCCCTACCATTTCGGAAGAACGAATTGCGGAAATCGTCGGCACGATTGAAAAGAGCGGCGTGCAAGCGCACGTGTCGCGCGGAACGGACCGTACCGTCATCGGCATTATCGGCAAAGCCGACCCGCACCTGGCCGAGCATCTTCGCTCGATGAAGGGCGTGGAAAATGTCATAAAAATTTCGAAATCCTACAAGCTGGCAAGCCGCGACTTCCATCCGGACGACACGATCATCGAGATCAAAGGCGTGAAGATCGGCGGCGACAACCTGGTCGTCATGGGCGGACCTTGCGCGGTCGAGACGCCCGAGCAAATCGACGAAATCGCCCGCCTCGTCAAGGCTTCCGGCGGACAGGTGCTCCGCGGCGGCGCGTTCAAGCCGAGAACGGGTCCCTACAGCTTCCAGGGCATCGGCGTCGAAGGCCTTAAATGGATGAAGGAAGCCGGGGAAAAGCACGGCCTGCTCACCATCACGGAAGTGATGACGCCGGAAACGGTCGAAGTGTGCGCCGAGTATGCGGATATTTTGCAGGTCGGCACGCGGAACATGCAAAACTTCGACCTGCTGCGGAAGCTGGGCACGATTCGGACGCCCGTGCTGCTGAAGCGCGGCTTCAGCGCCACGTACGACGAATGGCTCAATGCGGCCGAGTACATTCTGGCCGGCGGGAACCCCGACGTCATGCTTTGCGAGCGCGGCATCCGCACCTTCGAGTCTTACACCCGCAACACGTTCGACCTGGCGGCCATTCCGGTCATCCAGCAGCTGTCGCACCTGCCGGTCATCGCCGACCCGAGCCATGCGACGGGCCGCCGCGAACTGGTCGAACCGATGACGAAAGCGTCGGTAGCGGCCGGAGCCAACGGCCTCATTATCGAAATGCATACCGATCCGGACAATTCCGCGACCGGCGACGGCGTCCAATCGCTGTTCCCCGACCAATTCGCGAATTTGCTGAAAGAGCTGGAGCAGTTGGCTCCGCTCGTCGGCAAACGTTTCGAAACGCCGAAGGCGCCGGCCGAAGCGTTCGCGACCTGGGCGAAATAA
- a CDS encoding response regulator transcription factor, which translates to MRPHIVVIDDDEKITSLLRRSLAFEGYEVTTAPNGQEGLRVLIGRHADLVILDVMMPLLDGWEVCRRLRAAGIQSPVLMLTAKDDVQDRVKGLDLGADDYLVKPFALEELTARVRALLRRNPEQMEENHSLRFADLLLDVDSREVIRGEKRIELTAKEFDLLHFFMQNPKRVLSRDQIMERIWGYDYSGESNVLEVYVAMLRQKLEEHGGSRLIQTVRGAGYVLKGDN; encoded by the coding sequence ATGAGACCGCATATCGTTGTAATCGATGATGATGAAAAAATAACGTCCCTTTTGCGCCGAAGCCTCGCGTTCGAGGGATACGAAGTGACGACCGCCCCCAACGGCCAGGAAGGCCTCAGAGTGTTGATCGGCCGCCATGCCGATCTCGTCATTCTCGACGTCATGATGCCGCTGCTGGACGGCTGGGAAGTGTGCCGGCGTTTGCGGGCGGCCGGCATCCAGTCGCCGGTGCTCATGTTGACGGCGAAGGACGACGTGCAGGATCGGGTAAAAGGGCTCGATCTGGGCGCGGACGATTACCTGGTGAAGCCGTTCGCCCTGGAGGAGCTGACGGCTCGGGTTCGCGCGCTGCTGCGGCGCAATCCCGAGCAGATGGAGGAGAACCATTCCCTCCGATTTGCCGATCTGCTGCTCGATGTCGACTCCCGCGAGGTCATCCGGGGAGAGAAGCGGATCGAGCTGACCGCCAAGGAATTCGATTTGCTGCATTTTTTCATGCAAAATCCGAAGCGGGTGCTGTCCCGGGATCAAATTATGGAACGCATATGGGGATACGATTACAGCGGCGAATCGAACGTGCTGGAGGTTTACGTGGCCATGCTCCGGCAAAAGCTGGAGGAGCACGGGGGAAGCCGTCTCATCCAGACGGTCCGGGGGGCGGGCTACGTCCTGAAAGGAGACAATTAA